The DNA region GTTTGAACAAGTGTTAAAAAATAACGACATAATCACATTTATACTCGTGGTCAATAGCAGCCAGCACATGCGGTCCACCTCCAAGTCCATAAATGTAAAAgattatatttatgttttgagAGATTTTGTCGATTTAGGCTATCAAGGCCGGACAAGCGGTTAGCTCGTCTGCCTCATATTTTTGAAGAtttggggtttgaatctctgCTCAGGGCCTCCTGTGTGGTGTTTCCAAGTGCTCCCCATGCTTCTGTGGCTTTTCTTCTAGTATTCCAGCTTTTCCTCCACATTACAAAACAAGATCattgaaagcagagagcagacggaggaacaattagaaagatggaggcattagccggagtaaaacggaatatatgtgcgtgaatgtgagggacggaggaggaggagtgaagctccagggagaagaaatggcgagggtggataacttcaaatatttggggtcaatggcgagggtggataacttcaaatatttggggtcaacaatacctAGCAACAGAGAGTGTGGtacagaagtgaagaaactggtccaagcggagtggaacagttggcggaaggtgtctgatgtcctttgtgacagaagagtcggcggaaggtgtctggtgttctatgtgacagaagagtctccgctaggatgaagggcaaagtggcactgaagaaataacaggaagtagaactggaggtaccagaaatgaagatgctgaggttcttgcttggagtgaacaggttggatgggattagaaatgagctcattagaggaacagccaaggttggatgttttggagacaaggttcgcgggagcagacgtcgatggtttggacatgtccagaggcgagagagtgagtatattggtagaaagggtGCTGAGTCCGAGTTACAAATAGGGTGAACAGTTCGGTCATCGAAGAGGATCTCTGATCTGTCTGCTTTCCAAACGCCAGTTGAGGTCGCTTGGGCAGCTACGGTGGATAAACCCCAGATGCTTTGgactttggtttttgttttggttgcttttgattttgctttggggtttttttttttcacttgttttgGCACACCCCTGCCCAGGAGGCGGTGGCGCTGAAATTTTTAAAGGCGGTGGTACGGGTCGAACTGAAAATTTTTAATCAGGGGCGGGGGTGCTGAATACTTTGAAGCGGGTGGCATGGGTTACACTGAAATTTCTAAACCAGGAGGTGATGTGTCAGCGGGGCGGTTGGTGCtgacaaaaaaattcagacgAAGACCCAGGACACGATAGAGGTATGTCTGGCAAAATCCCGTATTAATCCGTTGAAACTGGAGGCAGGGAAGTCTGGGATTTGCTAATTGGAGCATTTTCTCTCGCAACGCAGAGCCGGGTAATCATCATCGAGAATCATCATAACCCCAACAAATAATTTGTCATGTTAAGTTTGGCTTACTTACAAAGTCTGAGCTCTCCTTGCTGAGCACCAAAACTGTAACCATTCCCCGAACAGTCATGTTGATAGGGGGCAACGTCTGCAGCATTGTAGCCTCACTTGTCGTCCCCTTTGTGGTGGGGGGAGGACGTTGCAGGGTGGTGGGGGTGTTGGGCATCCAGGCACTATAGTCGTACTACAATAAGGATTTGCAAAAGGCAGCGTTTTAGGTCTGTTTGGACCACAAATGATACGAGGTAACGCTGATGTTTATCACAAGGATTTACCTGTCCGTTGTTTACAGCCGCATGCTGACCTGAGCTAATGAACAGCACCATGGCGACAAACTTCGTCAGGTCAGGCACGGTAGCGAAACACTGAGGGATTCCtgggaaagaaaacacaaaaactggAGAACTGCCGGCACGAGAGATTTGATTTGGAGCAACACGTGGCATCACGTTCTGTAAAGATCACCTGTCTGTGGCTGGGACAGAAAGCCATATTGAAATATGTCCGAGATCCAATTCTGCAGTTCTGAGTCTTCCCCGACCTCATCGTCACTTTTGTAGTAGTACTGGATTACTCCCTGCACATATCTTTTGGAGAGACACTTTGGATTGTTAAACATTCTTTTGGCTAAATACTTTGATGGTAATAAAACAATTTGATTGCATAATTAGAGATCCTAACAAGAATTCTACTGGTCCTCCTTCAGTCCGTGCATTACCAGTCTACTGTAGGTTTTGTAGAAATGGGTATGatgcaaaatgtggaaaattcaTCATACTTGAAGATGATGTTCCACAGCTGGAGTCCATCATCCCTGTAGTGGAAGTTTGTCAAGTCCTGCATGTCACGATCAGCAATGTCATCGGGGAGACAGAGGGACCTGTAGGTGGTCGAGGACAGCGATCTTGCCGCGATCTTTAGAAACGCTTCTCCACCGGAAGCTGCCAGCTAAGGAAGAATTGATCAAGATTAAGGCCAATACTCCAACAGATGAtgtaaacattatttttaaaacaacctTGCTGAAGAGTCCACTGGGTCCCATCAGCTGTCTTCGGCTCATTACATTTATATGCAGGGTGTAGCGAGTGTGGGGTATGAGGAGCTAAAAGGGATAGTAGGTAGGACCGTGAAATGAAATCTTGAGGCAACAGAAgtcttgaagacaaaaaaaaaaaacaattggtggAAACCAGTTACCTTGTACAGGGGATGCACCATGGGCAGGTTTCTCAGGAGTGACACCACAAAGACCTCGACCAGGAGGTGGGTGCGCAGCAAGTGCGCGTTGATTTGGTGCTCTGAGAAATCTGCGCTTCTCACAAAAATCTTAGCCGTCAGCCAGTCGTACGTAGAATCGGTTGGGAGAAAGATCGGGTTGTCCTCAGCTGGAGTCTGCTTCAGCTGTGGGGAGGGGAGGATCCATAATTAATTAGCATGTCTTATCATTTCAGGCTGGTCATTTCAAAATGAAGGTGGCCAGATGGACAATGTGCTAACACCTTTTTAGTTTTAAGCCTCGAGTCTACAATGTCAAGGTTCAGATTCACAATTGAACACTTTAAAGTGAAATTATGTTGGCCACTGTGGAATTTCGAAGTCCCTCAGTAAAATGGAGTTCTGTCGGAACAAATTACATTCAGAACCTTTTCCCTGACTAGGAGGCGGTGAGGTTACCGGGGACGACTCCCATCACAGACATAACTAATTCGAATGTCTTATCACCTCTGGCTGCTCATTTGCTAACACCTTTTAGTTTTGAGCCTTGAGCCTTGTGGTATAGCTACAGTTTCAAGGGTCATATCCATAGACACCTTCAGGTCAGAGTATCTTTCCCATAGTGGGATTTGAAGTTCCTCAGGAAAAAGACGGCGTCTCCCAGGCACAGACTACAGTCAGAACCTTTTCCTTGACTAGGAGGTGCAGAGAAGACCAGGGATGACTCAGAGCTCACAACAAGCCTCCGACAAAAGACAACGCCAGCAAAATTTATGTCATACTATGGCTGGAACCGACAAAACATTCACCTTGCGTTAAAAGGTTTTACCTCGAGGTATATTCGAGTAATATATTGTCACCTGAATGGCAACAGGCATCAGCTTGTCATCGGGTCTTTTGTGGAGCAGGACAAGGGGAGCCATCAAGTACTGCTGAATCCCTTGGATAGTATTTCCAGGCATTCCGTCCAGGTTCTTGTAGTCACACAGGTATATGTTGCCTTGCTGTttgagggcaaaaaaatctggagcTTTTGTGCCGTTgacaaaatgtactgtataccaCGATATTTAAATCAACAGTCAAACAAATATGgagaaaaatggggggggggggtggggggtaaccTTCAACTCCTCAGACAAGTTTGAGCCATTGGGGATGAAGACCATGTCATCAGTCACAGGGAAGTTCTTGGGTAGAGTTTTGCAGCGCTTAATCAAGGTGGGATTTACGCCGTTTAGAAACTGGTATGCAAATAATCCATCCTCCTTCCAGTGTTCCTGGACGTaatctgttttttaaaataataaaataaaataaaactgtgacAAACCTGCTGGACATGCCTTAATTTTAGTCAAACTCTCATTGGTTTATTGCTACAACCAATATGCTGGTATTGATATTAACCCCTTGAAGTactgaaaaatgttcattgaaGACGGAAGACCGGAAAAACCAATCGACCATACTGGTTACCCAAAACCGGGGTGCCTTTCTGACGGAACGTGTCGTTGATATTGTCAAGATTTTCCCAGTTTTCCGAGTTGTCGTCCAGCCCCTTTAGTTGAAGCTCGGCCAACCTTTGAAGCAAAACGAGCAGCTTTATCGTAAGTTAGAGAAAAATTTTTGCTATTAATGACGTCGCGCGAGGCCTCGTTTCAGATGAATGTCAAAACATTGCACATTTGTTCCGTTTCTACTGTTCCGTTGAAAGAGCATCAACGGTAAGATTTGGCTGGGCTCTTACCCTGTGAGTGTTGTGTATGCAAACTCCGTCGTCTTGGTGAAGGAGAACTGGACCTCGTTTGGCAGGCTTCGAGGACCCTCTGCCTTAATGGTGTAGGGCAAGCCCGAGTAATACAAATTCCAGCTGTCGAGGTGTTTATAGGTTAACGTAGACAAGTAGTGTAACAATGCAATTATTTCAAGGACACGAAGAACTCCCACCTGTAGTCTGCACTTCGCTGACTCAGCTCCTGCTTCCTCACATGCCGACCAAGAGAGTTCCTTTCGTCGAAGACCCTCAAAGCTTTCAAGAGCAAAACCACAACCGCATTGCATGAGGATTATTTGAAGCTATCAGGTACACAATGGCGGAGAAGCGGGCGAATCAACCGACCTTTGCCTTCTCTGAAGCGGTGGGTCTCGCTGTCTTTGATCCAGCAATAGATGGGAAAGGTGTAGACGTCTCTCTCGGGTGATTTGATTTCCACCTTGTCAGGGAACCAAGCGTCGTCGGGCAAAAGGAAGAACTGTCGTTTGTCCAGTTCGATCAGAAGCAGCTCGCCGAGGGACTTTGGGCAGGAAACGATGTAAGTAGAGACCTAGGAAGATAATAAATGTGCGTTGTAATATTGGGTGCGCTGTTATGTTTTAAGGGCACTACTTTCATCTTCTGTTCATTCCATTCCAGATGAGCTGTAGTGACTTGAAGACCGAACCTAGCAGCAGGAATGAAGCCATTGGCATCGGGGCAGCATTGGAGTTTGCCGGCAGTTCGAGCTGCCGACTGCTACAGGCCCAAGGTGGCTCGTG from Syngnathoides biaculeatus isolate LvHL_M chromosome 9, ASM1980259v1, whole genome shotgun sequence includes:
- the LOC133506213 gene encoding arachidonate 12-lipoxygenase, 12R-type-like — translated: MADYEVTVYTGNRLNSITLNPVHIKLVGTDGESERTRLRSFVIFGGSVSTYIVSCPKSLGELLLIELDKRQFFLLPDDAWFPDKVEIKSPERDVYTFPIYCWIKDSETHRFREGKALRVFDERNSLGRHVRKQELSQRSADYSWNLYYSGLPYTIKAEGPRSLPNEVQFSFTKTTEFAYTTLTGLAELQLKGLDDNSENWENLDNINDTFRQKGTPVLDYVQEHWKEDGLFAYQFLNGVNPTLIKRCKTLPKNFPVTDDMVFIPNGSNLSEELKQGNIYLCDYKNLDGMPGNTIQGIQQYLMAPLVLLHKRPDDKLMPVAIQLKQTPAEDNPIFLPTDSTYDWLTAKIFVRSADFSEHQINAHLLRTHLLVEVFVVSLLRNLPMVHPLYKLLIPHTRYTLHINVMSRRQLMGPSGLFSKLAASGGEAFLKIAARSLSSTTYRSLCLPDDIADRDMQDLTNFHYRDDGLQLWNIIFKYVQGVIQYYYKSDDEVGEDSELQNWISDIFQYGFLSQPQTGIPQCFATVPDLTKFVAMVLFISSGQHAAVNNGQYDYSAWMPNTPTTLQRPPPTTKGTTSEATMLQTLPPINMTVRGMVTVLVLSKESSDFVPLGDYPEDHLTEDIPRQLQKEFKVELDRLSITIRNRNKGLVIPYTYLDPKSVENSVAI